From the genome of Candidatus Rokuibacteriota bacterium, one region includes:
- the rplF gene encoding 50S ribosomal protein L6 gives MSRIGKKPIPIPQGVTVAIAGPTVRVDGPRGKLSHTLPAGVSVAADGSVLTVARASDQRTVRALHGLTRSLLANMVHGVKTGFERKLEIVGIGYRAQVAGQNLQLALGYSHPVIFPLPEGVQAEVEKQVSITLRGADKALLGQTAAKLRALRKPDPYKGKGIKYADEHIRRKVGKKAGAK, from the coding sequence ATGTCCCGAATCGGCAAGAAGCCCATTCCCATCCCCCAGGGCGTCACGGTGGCCATCGCGGGGCCCACCGTCCGGGTGGACGGGCCCAGGGGCAAGCTCTCGCACACGCTCCCGGCCGGTGTCTCCGTCGCCGCGGACGGGAGCGTGCTCACGGTGGCGCGCGCCTCGGACCAGCGTACGGTCCGGGCCCTGCACGGGCTCACACGCTCGCTGCTGGCCAACATGGTCCACGGGGTCAAGACCGGCTTCGAGCGTAAGCTTGAGATCGTCGGGATCGGCTATCGGGCCCAGGTCGCGGGCCAGAACCTGCAGCTCGCCCTGGGGTACTCCCACCCGGTGATCTTCCCGCTGCCCGAGGGGGTCCAGGCCGAGGTGGAGAAGCAGGTTTCCATCACGTTGCGCGGGGCGGACAAGGCGCTCCTCGGACAGACGGCGGCCAAGCTCCGCGCGCTCCGCAAGCCGGATCCGTACAAGGGCAAGGGGATCAAGTACGCCGACGAGCACATCCGGCGGAAGGTCGGCAAGAAGGCGGGGGCCAAGTGA
- the rpsM gene encoding 30S ribosomal protein S13 codes for MARIAGVDLPRDKRGEIAIQYIYGIGIPSARKIFAEARVDPNKRVKSWTDDETARIREIIERAYKVEGDLRREVAMNVKRLMDIGCYRGIRHRKGLPVRGQRTHTNARTRKGRSKGVMVKKKPVAAAPAAPAPKK; via the coding sequence ATGGCACGTATCGCAGGAGTGGATCTGCCGCGGGACAAGCGCGGGGAGATCGCGATCCAGTACATCTACGGGATCGGGATCCCCTCGGCGAGGAAGATCTTCGCCGAGGCCCGGGTGGACCCCAACAAGCGAGTCAAGAGCTGGACCGACGACGAGACGGCCCGCATCCGCGAGATCATCGAGCGCGCGTACAAGGTGGAGGGCGACCTCCGCAGAGAGGTGGCCATGAACGTGAAGCGGCTGATGGACATCGGCTGCTACCGCGGGATCCGCCACCGAAAGGGTCTGCCCGTGCGCGGCCAGCGCACCCACACCAACGCCCGGACGCGCAAGGGCCGGAGCAAAGGCGTCATGGTCAAGAAGAAGCCGGTCGCCGCCGCGCCTGCCGCCCCTGCGCCGAAGAAATAG
- the secY gene encoding preprotein translocase subunit SecY translates to MEGLQSFRNIFKIPELKRRVLVTLGLLAVYRLGAHVPTPGVDGAALAQFFNQVQGTLLGMVDLFSGGNLRRLTVFALGIMPYISASIILQLLTVVIPALERLAKEGEAGKKKITQYTRYGTIGLSLVQSFGIAVGLESMRSPGGGTIVPDPGWAFRLLTMITLTTGTALIMWLGEQISEKGIGNGISLIIFAGIVVRLPSAIVSSYTLIATGELKLFVFLGLVIMMVGVTAAVVIMQEGQRKIPVQYAKRVVGRRIYGGQSTHIPLRVNTAGVIPVIFASSLILFPATLTRFIQHPWMQAISEALSPGRFTYTLLYCGLIIFFAYFYTAIVFNPVDLADNMKKYGGFIPGVRPGKKTAEYIDRTLTRITLPGAVFLALISVLPDFLIQWFNTPFYFGGTSLLIVVGVALDTVRQMESHLLMRNYEGFLRRKAKARA, encoded by the coding sequence ATGGAGGGCCTGCAGAGCTTCCGGAACATCTTCAAGATCCCGGAGCTCAAGCGTCGCGTGCTGGTGACCCTGGGACTGCTGGCCGTTTACCGCCTCGGAGCCCACGTCCCCACGCCCGGGGTCGACGGCGCGGCGCTCGCCCAGTTCTTCAACCAGGTCCAGGGCACGCTGCTGGGCATGGTGGACCTCTTCTCCGGGGGCAACCTGCGGCGGCTCACCGTCTTCGCGCTGGGCATCATGCCGTACATCTCGGCGTCCATCATCCTGCAGCTCCTGACGGTGGTGATCCCCGCGCTCGAGCGGCTCGCCAAGGAAGGGGAGGCCGGAAAGAAGAAGATCACCCAGTACACCCGCTACGGCACCATCGGGCTGTCGCTCGTGCAGTCCTTCGGCATCGCGGTGGGTCTGGAGAGCATGCGGAGCCCCGGCGGCGGGACCATCGTCCCCGATCCGGGATGGGCCTTCCGACTGCTCACCATGATCACGCTCACCACCGGGACCGCGCTCATCATGTGGCTGGGCGAGCAGATCTCCGAGAAAGGGATCGGCAACGGCATCTCGCTCATCATCTTCGCCGGCATCGTGGTGCGCCTGCCCTCGGCCATCGTGTCGTCGTACACCCTCATCGCCACGGGCGAGCTCAAGCTGTTCGTGTTCCTCGGCCTCGTCATCATGATGGTCGGGGTGACGGCTGCGGTGGTGATCATGCAGGAGGGCCAGCGGAAGATCCCTGTGCAGTACGCCAAGCGGGTCGTCGGCCGGCGGATCTACGGTGGGCAGTCCACCCACATCCCGCTGCGGGTGAACACGGCGGGGGTCATCCCGGTGATCTTCGCCTCTTCGCTCATCCTGTTCCCGGCGACGCTCACTCGGTTCATCCAGCACCCGTGGATGCAGGCCATCTCGGAGGCGCTGTCGCCGGGCCGGTTCACCTACACGCTGCTGTACTGCGGCCTCATCATCTTCTTCGCGTACTTCTACACCGCCATCGTGTTCAACCCCGTGGACCTCGCCGACAATATGAAGAAGTACGGTGGCTTCATTCCTGGCGTGCGCCCGGGCAAGAAGACGGCGGAGTACATCGACCGGACGCTGACTCGCATCACGCTGCCGGGCGCGGTGTTCCTGGCGCTCATCTCGGTGCTCCCCGACTTCCTCATCCAATGGTTCAACACACCGTTCTACTTCGGCGGGACGAGCCTCCTGATCGTCGTCGGCGTGGCACTGGACACCGTGCGGCAGATGGAGTCGCACCTCTTGATGCGGAACTACGAGGGATTCCTGCGGAGGAAGGCGAAGGCGCGCGCGTGA
- a CDS encoding adenylate kinase, giving the protein MSHRIILLGAPGSGKGTQARQLAAEWGVPQVATGDMLRDAAAQGNPLGLEAKRHMDSGALVPDEVVIGLVAERLRSPDAKARFVLDGFPRTVIQAEALDRLLGDEGLPLDRVVFLDVSREELLRRLTGRRVCRKCGTAYHVASAPPKTPDRCDRCPGELYQRADDAPAAVARRLDVYEKQTAPLLAYYERRGLLEAVRGEGAMDGVTASIRKAVGGAGAA; this is encoded by the coding sequence GTGAGCCACCGAATCATCCTTCTGGGAGCCCCCGGTTCGGGCAAGGGGACGCAGGCGCGACAACTGGCCGCGGAGTGGGGCGTTCCCCAGGTCGCCACGGGGGACATGCTGCGGGACGCGGCGGCGCAGGGCAATCCGCTCGGGCTCGAGGCCAAGCGACACATGGACTCCGGCGCGCTGGTGCCGGACGAGGTGGTGATCGGGCTGGTGGCCGAGCGGCTGCGGAGCCCCGACGCCAAGGCGAGGTTCGTCCTGGATGGCTTCCCCCGCACCGTGATCCAGGCGGAGGCGCTCGACCGGCTGCTCGGCGACGAGGGGCTTCCGCTGGACCGGGTCGTGTTCCTCGACGTGTCCCGCGAGGAACTGCTGCGCCGGCTCACCGGCCGGCGCGTCTGCCGGAAGTGCGGGACCGCCTACCACGTCGCCTCGGCGCCGCCGAAGACGCCGGACCGGTGCGACCGCTGCCCGGGCGAGCTCTACCAGCGGGCGGACGACGCGCCCGCGGCGGTGGCGCGCCGGCTCGACGTCTACGAGAAACAGACGGCCCCGCTGCTGGCGTACTACGAGCGCCGGGGCCTCCTGGAGGCCGTCCGGGGCGAGGGGGCCATGGACGGCGTGACGGCGAGCATCCGGAAGGCCGTGGGGGGAGCGGGAGCGGCGTGA
- the rpsK gene encoding 30S ribosomal protein S11 — MADAAEEKPAAPRKGSRKRERKEVRVGIAHVQATFNNTIVTLTDKTGNVISWASAGSVGFKGSRKSTPFAAQTAAENAARKAMDLGLKQVEVFVKGPGAGREAAIRSLQAVGLEISAIRDVTPIPHNGCRPPKRRRV; from the coding sequence ATGGCCGACGCAGCCGAAGAGAAGCCGGCCGCCCCGCGAAAGGGCAGCCGCAAGCGAGAGCGCAAGGAGGTCCGCGTGGGGATCGCCCACGTGCAGGCCACCTTCAACAACACCATCGTGACCCTCACCGACAAGACGGGCAACGTCATCTCGTGGGCCAGCGCCGGGAGCGTGGGCTTCAAGGGCTCGCGGAAGAGCACGCCGTTCGCCGCGCAGACCGCTGCCGAGAACGCCGCCCGGAAGGCCATGGATCTCGGGCTCAAGCAGGTGGAGGTCTTCGTCAAGGGCCCCGGCGCAGGCCGCGAGGCGGCCATCCGGTCGCTGCAGGCCGTCGGGCTCGAGATCTCCGCGATCCGCGACGTGACGCCGATTCCGCACAACGGCTGCCGGCCGCCGAAGCGGCGGCGGGTGTAG
- the rpsQ gene encoding 30S ribosomal protein S17, which produces MVISDKMTKTRVVLIERVFRHPRYERVVRRTKRMKAHDETNASKTGDRVLLEETRPLSKGKRWQIREILTRVS; this is translated from the coding sequence ATGGTGATCAGCGACAAGATGACGAAGACCCGCGTGGTCCTCATCGAGCGGGTCTTCCGCCACCCCCGGTACGAGCGCGTGGTGCGGCGGACCAAACGCATGAAGGCCCATGACGAGACCAATGCCAGCAAGACCGGGGACCGGGTCCTCCTCGAGGAGACGCGGCCGCTGTCCAAGGGCAAGCGGTGGCAGATCCGCGAGATCCTGACCCGCGTGTCATGA
- the map gene encoding type I methionyl aminopeptidase: protein MIVLKSGRELGHMRAAGRILADVKERLRAIVRAGVTTKEIDADAESFIVKRGAQSAFKGYRGYPATVCTSINHEVVHGIPSEKRKLAEGDIIGLDLGCIVEGYYADCAITLAVGAVPQRVQELLDVTRESLDKAIVQCRPGSRLGDISHAVQSHCESHGFGVVRAFVGHGIGRQLHEDPQVPNFGEPGRGPMLKAGMVLAIEPMVTIGSWEVRILEDRWTAVTEDGSLAAHFEDTIAITDNGPEILTRREPGA, encoded by the coding sequence GTGATCGTCCTGAAGTCAGGGCGTGAGTTGGGTCACATGCGGGCAGCCGGCCGCATCCTGGCCGACGTCAAGGAGCGTCTCCGCGCGATCGTGCGGGCGGGAGTGACGACCAAGGAGATCGACGCCGATGCCGAGAGCTTCATCGTGAAACGCGGGGCGCAGTCGGCCTTCAAGGGGTACCGGGGCTACCCCGCGACGGTGTGCACCTCCATCAACCACGAGGTCGTGCACGGGATCCCGTCGGAGAAGCGCAAATTGGCCGAGGGCGACATCATCGGGCTGGACCTGGGGTGTATCGTCGAGGGGTACTACGCCGACTGCGCCATCACGCTGGCAGTGGGCGCCGTGCCGCAGCGGGTGCAGGAGCTGCTCGACGTGACGCGCGAGAGCCTCGACAAGGCCATCGTCCAGTGCCGTCCGGGCAGCCGTCTCGGCGACATCTCGCACGCGGTGCAGAGCCACTGCGAGAGCCACGGCTTCGGGGTGGTGCGGGCCTTCGTGGGCCACGGCATCGGCCGGCAGCTCCACGAGGACCCCCAGGTGCCGAACTTCGGGGAGCCCGGGCGCGGGCCGATGCTCAAGGCCGGCATGGTGCTGGCCATCGAGCCCATGGTCACCATCGGCTCGTGGGAGGTCCGTATCCTCGAGGACCGCTGGACGGCGGTCACGGAGGACGGCAGTCTGGCGGCGCACTTCGAGGACACGATCGCGATCACGGACAACGGCCCGGAGATCCTGACACGCCGGGAGCCTGGGGCGTAG
- the rpmD gene encoding 50S ribosomal protein L30 — protein MLHAGAPSTARTRRWPVPRKVRVTLVKSIIGLSPKQEATVKALGLHRIRHTVEQEDTPTLRGMIKAVEFCLKVDEA, from the coding sequence ATGCTGCACGCCGGCGCTCCGTCGACGGCGAGAACCAGGAGGTGGCCGGTGCCAAGGAAGGTTAGGGTCACCCTGGTGAAGAGCATCATCGGGCTCAGCCCAAAGCAGGAGGCGACCGTCAAGGCCCTGGGGCTGCACCGCATCCGGCACACGGTCGAGCAGGAGGACACCCCGACCCTCCGGGGTATGATCAAGGCGGTGGAGTTCTGCCTCAAGGTGGACGAGGCATGA
- a CDS encoding type Z 30S ribosomal protein S14: protein MAKISLIMKSQRPAKFQSRAYSRCKICGRPRGFLRKFQCCRICFRELALKGEVPGVIKASW, encoded by the coding sequence ATGGCGAAGATCTCACTGATCATGAAATCCCAGCGCCCGGCCAAGTTCCAGTCGCGGGCCTACTCGCGCTGCAAGATCTGCGGGCGCCCGCGCGGCTTCCTCCGCAAGTTCCAGTGCTGCCGGATCTGTTTCCGGGAACTCGCGCTCAAGGGCGAGGTACCGGGCGTGATCAAGGCGAGCTGGTAG
- the rpsD gene encoding 30S ribosomal protein S4, whose amino-acid sequence MARYRAAVCRQCRREGIKLFLKGARCFTEKCAIERRNYPPGQHGLSRTKLTPYGVQLREKQKAKHIYGVLESQFRRYFERAEREKGVTGENLLKLLERRLDNVVFRLGMAASRREGRQMVGHGHFQVNGRKVSVPSYIVKVGEVVQLRPRSKFAERVADNLAAGRAAVPPWLQVDVNEKQGTVRGLPMREDIQIPVQEQLIVELFSK is encoded by the coding sequence TTGGCCAGATATCGAGCGGCGGTCTGCCGGCAGTGCCGGCGCGAGGGGATCAAGCTGTTCCTGAAGGGGGCGCGCTGCTTCACCGAGAAGTGCGCCATCGAGCGGCGGAACTACCCCCCGGGCCAGCACGGACTCAGCCGGACGAAGCTCACGCCCTATGGGGTGCAGCTCCGGGAGAAACAGAAGGCCAAGCACATCTACGGCGTGCTCGAGAGCCAGTTCCGGCGGTACTTCGAGCGGGCGGAGCGCGAGAAGGGAGTCACCGGCGAGAACCTGCTCAAGCTGCTCGAGCGGCGCCTGGACAACGTGGTATTCCGGCTGGGGATGGCGGCGTCGCGGCGCGAGGGCCGGCAGATGGTCGGCCACGGGCACTTCCAGGTCAACGGGCGAAAGGTGTCCGTCCCCTCGTACATCGTGAAGGTGGGGGAAGTCGTCCAGCTTCGGCCGAGATCCAAGTTCGCCGAGCGCGTGGCCGACAATCTGGCGGCGGGGCGCGCTGCGGTTCCGCCATGGCTCCAGGTGGACGTCAACGAAAAGCAGGGGACCGTGCGGGGCCTCCCGATGCGGGAGGACATCCAGATCCCCGTGCAGGAGCAGCTGATCGTCGAGCTGTTCTCAAAGTAG
- the rpmJ gene encoding 50S ribosomal protein L36, whose amino-acid sequence MKVRPSIKVRCESCKIVRRQGAVRIICKNPRHKQRQG is encoded by the coding sequence ATGAAAGTCCGGCCTTCGATCAAGGTGCGCTGCGAGAGCTGCAAGATCGTTCGGCGGCAGGGGGCCGTCCGCATCATCTGCAAGAACCCGCGCCACAAGCAGCGACAGGGATAG
- the rplO gene encoding 50S ribosomal protein L15: MRLEDLRPAPGSTKKRKRIGRGPGSGHGKTSGKGHKGLKARSGGGARPGFEGGQMPLYRRLPKRGFLPHGGKSEFAIVNLKDVVASFAAGSVVDPDSLLQARLIKKADRGAVKILGEGDVSHALTVRAHKISESARRKVEAAGGRVEVLPA, from the coding sequence ATGAGACTGGAAGATCTGCGTCCGGCACCCGGCTCCACGAAGAAGCGCAAGCGCATCGGCCGCGGGCCCGGGTCCGGGCACGGCAAGACCTCCGGGAAGGGCCACAAGGGGCTCAAGGCCCGCTCCGGCGGGGGCGCTCGTCCGGGCTTCGAGGGCGGCCAGATGCCGCTCTACCGGAGGCTGCCCAAGCGCGGCTTCCTCCCTCACGGCGGCAAGAGCGAGTTCGCGATCGTCAACCTCAAGGACGTGGTGGCGAGCTTCGCGGCGGGCAGCGTGGTGGACCCTGACAGCCTGCTCCAGGCCCGACTGATCAAGAAGGCGGACCGGGGCGCCGTGAAGATCCTCGGCGAGGGCGACGTCTCCCATGCCCTCACGGTCCGCGCCCACAAGATCAGCGAGTCGGCGCGGCGCAAGGTCGAGGCCGCTGGCGGGCGGGTCGAGGTGCTCCCGGCATGA
- a CDS encoding DNA-directed RNA polymerase subunit alpha: MARIPFQKPKHIEWEISTDRYGRLVAEPFEKGYALTVGNSLRRTLLSIIPGAAVAWVRIEGVRDQEAHIPGVEEDTLDVLLNLRKLAVNVPSGEPMTTRLEATGPREVTGADVSEATGLEVLNPEVHIATLEKGGALAIELGIEIGRGYVAADKHRPGTVPTGAIPMDAAFSPIQRVSYGVENARLGKITDYERLIVEIWTNGAVSPDEALTRAASYMRDHFTLLAPEGRPEEDEEVEASGEGFLQESLSKTLEELPLPARAINALRNTEILTVADLVQKTDQDLDQVKNLGTKSIDEIKTALAALGLSLGMRIDPNVLGALGRGGTK, from the coding sequence ATGGCCAGGATTCCGTTTCAGAAGCCCAAGCACATCGAGTGGGAGATCAGCACCGACCGGTACGGCCGGCTCGTGGCCGAGCCCTTCGAGAAGGGGTACGCGCTCACCGTGGGCAACTCCTTGCGCCGAACCCTCCTGTCCATCATCCCGGGAGCGGCCGTCGCCTGGGTGCGGATCGAGGGCGTGCGCGACCAGGAGGCGCACATCCCCGGGGTGGAGGAGGACACGCTGGACGTGCTCCTGAACTTGCGGAAGCTCGCCGTCAACGTGCCGTCGGGAGAGCCCATGACCACGCGCCTGGAGGCCACGGGGCCCCGGGAGGTCACCGGCGCCGACGTCTCCGAGGCCACCGGGCTCGAGGTGCTCAACCCGGAGGTGCACATCGCGACGCTCGAGAAGGGCGGCGCGCTCGCCATCGAGCTGGGCATCGAGATCGGCCGGGGCTACGTCGCCGCCGACAAGCACCGCCCCGGGACCGTCCCGACCGGCGCGATTCCCATGGACGCGGCCTTCTCGCCGATCCAGCGTGTGTCGTACGGGGTCGAGAACGCGCGACTCGGCAAGATCACGGACTACGAGCGGCTCATCGTCGAGATCTGGACCAACGGGGCCGTGTCGCCCGACGAGGCGCTGACGCGGGCGGCCAGCTACATGCGCGACCACTTCACGTTGCTGGCGCCCGAGGGAAGGCCCGAGGAGGACGAGGAGGTGGAGGCCTCGGGCGAAGGCTTCCTGCAGGAGAGCTTGAGCAAGACCCTCGAGGAGCTGCCGCTTCCGGCGCGGGCGATCAACGCGCTCCGCAACACGGAGATCCTGACGGTCGCGGACCTCGTCCAGAAGACCGATCAGGACCTCGATCAAGTCAAGAACCTCGGCACGAAGTCCATCGATGAGATCAAGACCGCGCTGGCGGCGCTGGGCCTCTCGCTCGGCATGCGCATCGATCCGAACGTGCTGGGTGCGCTGGGGCGCGGAGGGACCAAGTGA
- the infA gene encoding translation initiation factor IF-1: protein MTKEDAIEVEGTVVEPLPNAMFRVELENGHKVLAHVSGKMRMNFIRILPGDKVKVELSPYDLTRGRITYRFK from the coding sequence ATGACCAAAGAAGACGCCATCGAGGTGGAGGGAACCGTCGTCGAGCCGCTGCCCAACGCCATGTTCCGGGTCGAGCTCGAGAACGGGCACAAGGTGCTCGCCCACGTGTCCGGGAAGATGCGGATGAACTTCATCCGGATCCTCCCGGGGGACAAGGTGAAGGTGGAGCTGTCCCCCTACGACCTGACGCGCGGCCGCATCACGTACCGGTTCAAGTAA
- the rpsE gene encoding 30S ribosomal protein S5: MAQARIDSSALDLTDRVVAINRVAKVVKGGRRFSFTALVVVGDGHGHVGVGLGKAREVPEAIRKSVEHAKKDLVYVPLRDTTIPCEITGHFGAARVYLKPAAQGTGVIAGGAVRPVLEAAGVQDILTKTLGTNNPHNVLKATIDALRRMKRLLDIHAARRRSVDGENQEVAGAKEG; the protein is encoded by the coding sequence GTGGCTCAGGCGCGAATCGATTCCAGTGCGCTGGACCTGACCGACCGGGTGGTTGCCATCAACCGGGTGGCCAAGGTCGTCAAGGGCGGCCGGCGGTTCTCCTTCACTGCCCTCGTGGTGGTGGGGGACGGGCACGGCCACGTGGGGGTAGGGCTCGGCAAGGCCCGTGAGGTGCCCGAGGCGATCCGGAAATCGGTGGAGCACGCCAAGAAGGATCTCGTCTACGTCCCGCTGCGGGACACCACCATCCCATGTGAGATCACGGGCCATTTCGGCGCGGCGCGCGTGTACCTCAAGCCCGCCGCCCAGGGCACCGGCGTCATCGCCGGGGGAGCAGTGCGCCCCGTGCTGGAGGCGGCCGGTGTCCAGGACATCCTCACGAAGACGCTCGGTACGAACAACCCGCACAATGTCCTGAAGGCCACGATCGACGCCCTCCGGCGCATGAAGCGGCTGCTGGACATCCATGCTGCACGCCGGCGCTCCGTCGACGGCGAGAACCAGGAGGTGGCCGGTGCCAAGGAAGGTTAG
- the rpsH gene encoding 30S ribosomal protein S8, producing MMTDPIADLLTRIRNASRAEHEKVDIPASKLKVRIAEILKAEGFVKNFRFIEEPRPGTLRVYLKYGTGNEKIISGLVRVSRPGRRVYVGKDKTPSILGGMGVAILSTSRGVMTDREVRKQGLGGEVLAYVW from the coding sequence ATGATGACGGATCCCATCGCGGACCTGCTGACTCGCATCCGCAACGCCAGTCGCGCCGAGCACGAGAAGGTGGACATCCCGGCCTCCAAGCTCAAGGTCCGGATCGCGGAGATCCTCAAGGCGGAGGGGTTCGTGAAGAACTTCCGCTTCATCGAGGAGCCCCGGCCGGGTACCCTGCGCGTGTACCTGAAGTACGGGACGGGGAACGAGAAGATCATCTCCGGCTTGGTGCGCGTGTCGCGGCCTGGCCGGCGCGTGTACGTGGGAAAGGACAAGACCCCCTCGATCCTCGGGGGCATGGGCGTCGCCATCCTCTCCACGTCGCGCGGCGTGATGACCGATCGCGAGGTCCGCAAGCAGGGGCTGGGCGGCGAAGTCCTGGCCTACGTCTGGTAG
- the rplN gene encoding 50S ribosomal protein L14 has protein sequence MIQPRTMLDVADNSGAKKAQCIRVMGGGNKRTASLGDIIIVAVKEAAPDGTVKKGEVARAVVVRTVKEVGRKDGSYIRFDRNAVVLLKADDNPVGTRIFGPVARELRDKQFTKIISLAPEVI, from the coding sequence ATGATCCAGCCCAGGACGATGCTCGACGTGGCGGATAACTCCGGAGCCAAGAAGGCCCAGTGTATCCGCGTGATGGGTGGCGGGAACAAGCGGACCGCCTCCCTGGGCGACATCATCATCGTCGCCGTCAAGGAGGCGGCGCCGGACGGCACCGTGAAGAAGGGCGAGGTGGCCCGCGCCGTCGTCGTGCGCACCGTGAAGGAGGTGGGGCGGAAGGACGGCTCCTACATCCGCTTCGACCGCAACGCGGTCGTCCTGCTCAAGGCCGACGACAACCCGGTCGGGACTCGCATCTTCGGCCCCGTGGCCCGGGAACTCAGGGACAAGCAGTTCACGAAGATCATCTCCCTGGCGCCGGAAGTCATCTAG
- the rplX gene encoding 50S ribosomal protein L24, with protein sequence MAQSHVRKGDTVVVVAGRERGKRGKVLRVFPADGRVLVERLNMMKKHQRPTQKLRQGGIIEREAPLHLSNVMLVDPRTDKPTRVGVRLLADGKKARIARKSGEIIDKA encoded by the coding sequence ATGGCGCAGTCGCACGTTCGCAAGGGGGACACGGTGGTGGTGGTCGCGGGGCGAGAGCGGGGGAAGCGTGGCAAGGTGCTCCGCGTGTTCCCGGCCGACGGACGCGTCCTCGTCGAGCGGCTCAACATGATGAAGAAGCACCAGCGCCCGACCCAGAAGCTCCGCCAGGGCGGTATCATCGAGCGGGAGGCGCCGCTGCACCTCTCGAACGTGATGCTGGTGGATCCCCGGACCGACAAACCCACGCGGGTCGGTGTCCGGCTGCTGGCGGACGGCAAGAAGGCCCGCATCGCCAGGAAGTCTGGCGAGATCATCGACAAGGCGTAA
- a CDS encoding 50S ribosomal protein L18, giving the protein MLTSHKVEGRKIRHVRIRRAVRGTPARPRLTVFRSLHHIYAQIVDDVSRRTVVAVDSRAPEFQEKMKTGGNVAAAKLVGELLAQRARAKGVGAVVFDRGGYQYHGRVKALADAARAGGLTF; this is encoded by the coding sequence ATGCTCACGAGCCACAAGGTCGAGGGGCGCAAGATTCGCCACGTGCGCATCCGCCGCGCGGTCCGGGGGACGCCGGCACGGCCGCGGCTCACCGTGTTCCGGAGCCTTCACCACATCTACGCGCAGATCGTCGACGACGTGTCGCGACGCACCGTGGTGGCGGTGGACAGCCGCGCGCCCGAATTCCAGGAGAAGATGAAGACCGGCGGCAACGTCGCGGCGGCCAAGCTGGTAGGCGAGCTCCTCGCCCAGCGGGCGCGCGCGAAGGGCGTGGGCGCCGTGGTCTTCGATCGAGGGGGTTATCAATATCACGGGCGGGTCAAGGCACTGGCCGATGCGGCTCGGGCCGGTGGCCTCACGTTCTGA
- the rplE gene encoding 50S ribosomal protein L5, with product MAEAKKADKAQKAPQGGPAGATGKKQPAQAGKGGKGTPAPAPAAPATRPKATGAVPPRLQGRFRATVISALMKERGYTNPFQVPRLAKIVINMGVGEGKENAKVLDFATADLQAITGQKPVVTRAKKSIANFKLRENAPIGCKVTLRGARMWEFLDRLVNVALPRVRDFKGVAPKAFDGRGNYALGLKEQVIFPEIVYDKVDKVRGMDVVMVTSAKTDEEAKALLTHLGVPFRES from the coding sequence ATGGCCGAGGCGAAGAAGGCTGACAAGGCACAGAAGGCCCCTCAGGGAGGACCTGCCGGCGCCACCGGCAAGAAGCAGCCGGCGCAGGCGGGGAAGGGCGGCAAGGGGACTCCGGCTCCCGCCCCCGCGGCTCCCGCGACGCGCCCGAAGGCGACGGGAGCGGTGCCGCCGCGGCTGCAGGGGCGGTTCAGGGCCACCGTGATCTCCGCCCTCATGAAGGAGCGGGGCTACACCAACCCCTTCCAGGTGCCCAGGCTCGCCAAGATCGTCATCAACATGGGGGTCGGCGAGGGCAAGGAGAACGCGAAGGTGCTCGACTTCGCCACGGCGGATCTGCAGGCCATCACGGGCCAGAAGCCGGTGGTCACGCGCGCGAAGAAGTCCATCGCGAACTTCAAGCTGCGGGAGAACGCCCCGATCGGGTGCAAGGTCACGCTCCGCGGGGCCCGGATGTGGGAGTTCCTGGACCGGCTGGTCAACGTGGCGCTGCCGCGTGTGCGGGACTTCAAGGGGGTGGCCCCGAAGGCCTTCGACGGCCGCGGCAACTACGCGCTCGGGCTCAAGGAGCAGGTGATCTTTCCGGAGATCGTGTACGACAAGGTGGACAAGGTGCGCGGCATGGACGTCGTCATGGTGACCAGCGCAAAGACCGACGAAGAGGCGAAGGCGCTGCTGACCCACCTCGGCGTGCCCTTCAGGGAGTCCTGA